In Bombus huntii isolate Logan2020A chromosome 3, iyBomHunt1.1, whole genome shotgun sequence, a single genomic region encodes these proteins:
- the LOC126863782 gene encoding chitin deacetylase 1, with the protein MRSSLVLLFLAAIVLAEGSNRVKRQEEKKEESFESEICKDKDAGEWFRLVAGEGDNCRDVIQCTSSGLQAIRCPAGLYFDIDKQTCDWKDSVNNCKLKNKERKAKPLLYTEEPLCQDGFLACGDGSCIERGLFCNGEKDCADGSDENICDMDNDPNRAPPCDPTVCVLPDCFCSEDGTTIPGDLPPKDVPQMITITFDDAINNNNIGLYKEIFNGKRKNPNGCEIKASFFVSHKYTNYSAVQEMHRKGHEIAVHSISHNDDERFWSDATVDDWAKEMAGMRIIAEKFANLTDNSVVGVRAPYLRVGGNNQFTMMEEQAFLYDSTITAALNNPPLWPYTMYFRMPHRCHGNLQHCPTRSHAVWEMVMNELDRREDPQNDEYLPGCAMVDSCSNILTGDQFYNFLNHNFDRHYEQNRAPLGLYFHAAWLKNNPEFLDAFLYWIDEILSNHNDVYFVTMTQVIQWIQNPRTITESKSFEPWKEKCIVDGPPACWVPHTCKLTSKEVPGETINLQTCVRCPNNYPWVNDPTGDGFF; encoded by the exons ATGAGGTCCTCGCTGGTGCTGCTGTTCCTGGCAGCCATCGTTCTCGCCG AAGGCTCGAATCGCGTGAAGCGACAggaggagaagaaagaagagagcTTCGAAAGCGAGATCTGCAAGGACAAGGATGCGGGCGAATGGTTCAGATTGGTGGCGGGAGAGGGTGACAACTGTCGTGACGTGATTCAGTGCACCAGTTCGGGTCTTCAGGCCATCAGGTGTCCCGCGGGACTGTATTTCGATATCGATAAACAGACCTGCGACTGGAAAGACTCGGTGAACAACTGCAAACTGaagaacaaagaaagaaaagcgaaaCCTCTGCTTTACACCGAGGAACCGCTCTGTCAAGATGGCTTCCTCGCTTGCGGCGACGGCTCTTGCATCGAGAGAGGTCTTTTCTGTAACGGGGAAAAGGATTGCGCTGACGGATCCGACGAGAATATTTGCG ATATGGACAACGACCCGAACAGAGCGCCACCCTGTGACCCTACAGTCTGCGTTCTACCCGATTGCTTCTGTTCCGAGGACGGTACCACGATCCCCGGAGACCTACCTCCCAAGGACGTACCGCAGATGATCACTATCACGTTCGATGATGCCatcaataacaataatatcgGACTGTACAAAGAGATCTTCAACGGAAAACGCAAGAACCCAAACGGTTGCGAAATCAAGGCCAGCTTCTTCGTCTCGCACAAGTACACCAACTACTCGGCTGTCCAGGAAATGCACAggaaaggacacgagatcgcCGTTCACTCTATCTC TCACAACGACGACGAACGTTTCTGGTCAGACGCGACGGTGGACGATTGGGCTAAAGAAATGGCTGGTATGAGGATCATCGCGGAGAAATTCGCTAATTTAACGGACAACAGCGTGGTCGGTGTGAGGGCTCCGTATCTCAGAGTCGGTGGAAACAATCAGTTCACGATGATGGAAGAACAAGCATTCCTTTACGATTCCACCATCACCGCGGCCTTGAACAACCCACCGCTATGGCCTTACACGATGTACTTCAGAATGCCGCACCGTTGCCATGGAAACCTTCAACACTGTCCAACGAG GTCGCACGCAGTCTGGGAGATGGTGATGAACGAGTTGGACCGCCGCGAAGACCCACAGAACGACGAATACCTTCCCGGTTGCGCCATGGTAGACTCGTGCAGCAACATCCTAACCGGCGACCAATTCTACAATTTCCTAAACCACAACTTTGACCGACATTACGAACAAAACCGCGCTCCCTTGGGCCTCTACTTCCACGCAGCCTGGCTGAAGAACAATCCCGAATTCTTGGACGCGTTCCTTTATTGGATCGACGAGATTCTGTCCAACCACAACGACGTTTACTTCGTGACGATGACCCAAGTGATCCAGTGGATCCAGAATCCTCGCACGATAACAGAATCGAAGAGTTTCGAGCCGTGGAAGGAGAAGTGTATCGTGGACGGGCCTCCCGCTTGTTGGGTTCCCCACACCTGCAAACTCACCTCGAAAGAGGTTCCTGGAGAGACCATCAACCTTCAGACCTGCGTACGTTGCCCGAATAACTATCCATGGGTGAACGATCCGACCGGTGACGGGTTCTTCTAA